DNA sequence from the Schistocerca americana isolate TAMUIC-IGC-003095 chromosome 2, iqSchAmer2.1, whole genome shotgun sequence genome:
AAGAGATCATTCAATATTTTACTAATAAAGACACTGGCAACTTTCCCTTCGTCTATAAAAATATTACTGATTAGAACAGTTGAATTTGGAGTTACTTTGGTGAGAAAACTGACTGCTGGCATGTGGCTGTAGGTAAACATCAAATTTTCCTTGTGTATCTTCCCATTACTGCAAGTTAAGAAATGTACATTGGCATGCAGTAAAAGTGAGTCTATCTGCTTCAAAAAGAAGCTAAGATTCCTGAAGGTACACTATATATTGCTACAATTAATAACATAGAACTATTACAGCCCATGCTTCAAattgttgctctagacaaaaatcATGTATACATGTTAAATTATACTTGACACAGTTCTTAACAAAAACAGCAATACCTCCTCTTTCCCTTTGTTTTCTGGAGCATAAAGTCATCAGATTGTAATCAGGAATTAAAAGTCTTTCCACCCCGCAGAAGACATGGTGTTCAGTGAAGCACAGTACATGAGTGTGGGCTATACTTTCATGGCCACGCATattgattgtaatttcatgtagtttattaCCAACCTCTAATATTCTGGTGGAAAATCGACAGTTGATGCTTTCCAGAAACAGTTACAGTGTTTTGTCTACAAAAGAATTAGTAACTGAGGAATGCATTCTTATCCTGAAAATTTAGAAATCATTTGTCTAATATAGTCTCTCTATATGAAATGCTTTTTGTAAAGTTGTATTCATTTTTACATAAAATAAGGGACAAGCAGCCACTCACCTATAGCAGACACTGCAACAGAAATTAGTGttcactagcttttgagctctgaCTTTTTTTTCTTGAAGAAAGTACACATgttcacacacacagccacacagacaTTGAAACACAAACTGTGGTGACCACAGCAACAGTGTTGCCATGGCTACAGTAGTGTGCATTTGGGTGTCCGTGTGACTGTGTGTGTTTTTCACTAGAAAAAGAGCCAAAGCTTGAAAGCTAGTGAacactgttttctgttacatgtgtCTATGTGGCACAATCAGTCTGCTGTAGGAAAGTGGTCGCCTGTCTCTCCTCATATGTATTGTTCCATCCAGGAAATTCCAACAGTTCATTTTTAAAGAGCCATCTGTCAAGGGACATTGGTTTGGACTGTGCCCTTTTTCTTGTTTTCTATTTGATATTATTAAAAATTCCTTTGGCTGCATAATTTTTTCATGCCAGGTAAGACAAGTCTGTGGTTTGTGTAAAATGTTTGATGGGCTGTGTCTGGTTCGATCATATTCACATTCGTGAAGCTGTTATAAACTtttgaataattttctttatttacatacaAGGGTTGAGTTAAATCATACCTGTTTAGAATGTCCAGTACAATCATATTGGTGTTTTTTCAATTTGTTTGAActagtaacaaaaaataaaaaataaaaaaagataaaaattaattaattattttgtgtaaagaaaacttacgttaaaatGGCACATTCCACATtgttatgaaatgtcgtattcatgatctatggaacaagggttAATATATGCTCTCAATGCATTCAGACCTTGCTAGCAAATTCTACAGACTTTtgtaccagaatataaaatttACATTACACACTGAATTCATCCTTATTATATCCCAAATACTATTAGAGAACTAATGTATTGGCACAAATGTGTAAGAATAACTACATTCATGGGGAAGATTCTGAAAGATGTTTCGTTACATATTTTACCTCCTAACATTTGTACTGCACAATTCTGTAGACTATTAGCTTTTCTGGCCAAGGTGGCATTGCCTTAGGAGTTAATGACACAAGATTACACTGTGCAAAACTATACTATATATGCTAACAGCCCCATCGCAACCACCTAAATAGAAGGCCGTGGCGCACTCAGTGTGATGTCGCACATAGTGGGCCAGGATTGACGTGGTGCTGCACTGACAGGATCAAGTTGCACATCCCACAATCTCTCTAAAACAGTTTTATAGAATCTACTCAGTAAAGAAAATCATTTCTATATTACTAGTagttttatatgtcagcttcatggtgaagtgcTCATCCTTTCATTAATGGTCATAATTATTGCAATATTTCATGTAACAAATCTGAAAACATTGCAATGAAAAAAGGGGGCCACTATGACTTTGTGTATGGTGCTAGTAGaccatatgttgctgtgtatgaaatgaaggtaacattttgaatttttctttaaacttggatGGGGTCAATATCTGTCTCCAATCTCAAGAAAATGGACTTTATGTAGCAAGTTCATTTCCGATTACACATGTGCAGGAATGAAATATTGATAACATCCCTCATACTTCATAAACTAGTTGAGATatcaaaacaagattttggcaaatgatggcatgtgaagaggagagtatttttccattgGTAAATGTTGTCATATAGCAGAAGctacaacttttattttatttttttcaaaccagTGTTGAAGTTTTTAAAGAGTTATTGACAGCtgctgataagaaaatttaataatatgagaaacatgaaatttcttctcttgtgTTACTATAAACTGACACAATGAGAGCTGTTGACCTCTCGTATCACAAACTGCCTGTTTAATAAGACATTCTGTTTCAGTACCCTGTCACAGTAGATTCTGTGATATTCTGTGTAATTTATACTGTGTTTTAGCACCTGTCAGCAAAAGAAATGTCTGTACTTATAACTGATGATGCTTTGAGAAAGGTTAACACATCTTTTTAACCAGAGATAAACAGGCATCAAATTTGTTATTTCTAGTCAAACAATTCTGCATTTTTCTGCAGACTACAACTGACCCAATAGAAAACTTTTTTAACTCTGAAGCTTTGGACAAACTGACAATTTGCAGAACCTTACCAACTATTTGTCAATGTCACTTTCACTGATGAATTAAGAGATATTTGTAGTAAGAAGATTCACTCCCTTACTCTATACAGGGGCAGGAATAGAAAGATGACATGTTATTTGCCTTAAACTTTTCATATGTCAAAGGTATCTGAAGTGTGGAAAGAAAATCTGTTGGAAAGTTTTATTGTGTCAGTTTATAGTACCATTAGAGATGAAATGTCATATTTTTCATACTAATGAATTCTCTTTTCACTAGCTGTTGATGACTTAAAAATTGCAGTACtggcttggaaaaaaaaaaatgaaataaaattaaaaataaaaactgtagtttctgTTGTATCATTGTAGATAAAGATCCATATGTTAACCATATTgtaaaatattctcctctttgcacactaACATTTGAACATGTAAACACGCTACATTTTCTCGAAACTGCCAAGtctgaagaaaaattaaaaatgttagctacatttcatacacagcaatatacagtctaatatgcaccaaatgcaaattcaCAGCAACCTCTACTTTTCATTGAAACATTTATGAATTTGTTAGATACAGTATCatgataactatgaccattaatgaaaggGTGGGTACCCACCATTAAACTGAAATACAAGGCCACTAGTAATGTAGAAATCAAATTTTTTACTGAATAGATTCTGTAAAATCATTTAagaaagattgcagggcatgcACCTTGATTCTGTCAATGCAGCATCTCACCAAGTTAACTCACACTAAGTTAACCATGGTCTTCTCTCTTGGTGCTGGTGGTCTCATCCACAGATCAATACATTAAGGAAATTTGTAAGTTCAAAGCAAAGATGAGTCAGTATGCACTCAAAATTATATtttgcattaaaaaaaatcaagtggatctgaacactatgggacttaacatctgtggtcagcagtcccctagaacttagaactacttaaacctaactaacctaaggacatcacacacatccatgcctgaggtaggattcgaaactgcggccatagtggtcacgcggttccagactgaagcacctagaaccgcacggccacacggccggctattTTGCATTAAGTCTCAGGGTTTATAGTTTTTTCACTGATGTAATGTATGGTCCTTTGAATACTGCACTACAGTACAGTATCTGGAAACATTCAGACTGTAATATTGAAAGTGTACAGGCTACTAACACAAAATATTAGCAGTTTTATCATGTACTTACAGTATTAACAAGGTTATTCAGTCTTAACTGGAGACGCTGTTTGTGGTAACTTTAATGTCAATTTTCTGATAGGCAAATTATGGTCAAGAACAGTTGAGATTTACTTAGGAACATGTTTGGATTATTTTCCTCAGTAAAGACCTAGCTACGATTGAAGGTCCTAATCTGCTGATAATTTATATTTGCACACCCTCTTACCTTGATTTAGATGTAAAACCATAACAAATGGTTTATGAACCATAGTGCTGAAACAGAGACAGCAAAATGTGAGAAATTATATTTAGATAATAAAAGAACAATATAGCTTGACAGAATCATAACTGATGGCTCTGCCACCTTCATTGGTTGCATGGTAAACTTATAATAGGGAAACTAACATGTAGTGGTGTTGATGGTATCCCACTTTTGAGGATGGAATCTTATCTTCATAACAGAAAGCAGAAGGGAACAATGATAAACTGCATCACAGTGTCAAAATTAAATGTATACTGTGTCAACAGAAAATACCAAGTCTTACAAGGATTAGTACTGGATCTCCACCTGTTCTTAAGATTCATAAATATACTTGCAGTGTATTTGTGGACTACTCAGAGACTGAAATGCCTGGTGATAATCTAAGCATACTAACCAAGAATCCTAACTAACCTGCACTAGACATAGTCTGGATGAATCAAGAATCTTTATTCAATATTGCCATTATTCAATAAAACAATAGCTAAATGGGCTTGCAATGGTTTCACAGCTAAATGTTTGAATCTTAATcctacaaaaataatttcaagcataTAAAAATGGCTAGCTATTATCGTAAGAAGCCATTAATGGCCATAGAGAAAATGAAACACTGTGTGTAAAATTCGCATGGTCTAGCTGGATAGCTTGGGAGTGAACACATACTGGAACAAATCAAAAGGCTTGGTTCAGCATCTTTTCCATTTACCAATATTTCTCATTGTTCTGGCTTGGAGCTCAGGATGTTGGCTTATGTTGAACAACTTCACTCACTTTTTTAAGATAAGCATCTTCTCGAGTACTGCAATTAGAGTGAAGAAAGTATTCATTCTTCAAAAGTGAGCAGTAATAATACTTTGTGAAGTAAATAGATATAAATTTTTACAGAGAACTTCTCAAACATCCTAGAATACTTAAGCCTTAATGGTATTTGTTAGTTATAATGAAAGTAATACTCAGTTGTTCAATTCAGTTTTCAATTACACATCCATAATACAAAACAGAAAAGTAATTTCCATATGGAGTCAGCCTCATTGTCAAGGGGTCAGATTGGTGCAATGATCTTCTACATCTTCCATCTGATATAAAGTGAGAAACTGAAGTACTATATAAACTCAAAAGAATTAATAGCACAATGTATCAGCCTATTCTTCTGCAAAGTGTctgttcatctgaattaaataaatgtGGCTCCTGTCAGCTGTATGACAGATATTGTTGGTCTTTGTCAGCAGCCCTTGTTTTCTTTCAGCAGCAAGTAACTGTTATTCTACGATAAATTGCAGTGTTACCCTGCAGATATTAAACTAGCAATATGTGATAACAGCCACTATTTAATACACTTAAGGAATCAGCAgctcttttttttccaaaatagcAGCAGTCCTCTTAATTTTACACTGAGACATATAGCTGTCATAAATAGTTGATATCAGCctacaaataaataattagtaaTGAATTGTCCAACAGCTGGTTCATATTTTTAATCTATCCCTACTCATTCCATATCCACAAGGGGTGCTCATGATAACAGAATCTATAGAACAGCATGAATGAATGTTTATTATACTGTATGTGACACGAAAAAAGTACTAATGACACAAAAACACACATGCGTATATGGTATGACACATGTATTAATTTGTACAAAATGTTTCTATTTTATTGTTTAAATTATTGGATTTGATCTAATAGCAATTACAAAAAAAATGAGAACTATGTGATAAAGACAATCAATAACATATAAAGCCAAAGAAGACATAGAGTTGATCTTCAACTAATAAATAATTTCTTCATAACAACACACATAATTTTTAGACTTTGACATATACTGATATGATTTTGTGGCACAGCAATCACAAAACTGAACTTATACATATATCAAACAACATGAAaatacatattgtatattttctTCACCATCGTAGAAAATAACACTTCACAAGAACACGTACAGTTGCACACAATAAAATATTTCCTGAAGATGTTTTTATTTTAGTCTTGTATCATTAACTGTGTTTTCAAATAGATATTTAATATTACACATAGCATAATATACAAAAAAGACAATGTAAATTCAATACCTTTAAAGAATTTCTATCTACTTGGATATTTAGATTTTTGACTATGTGTGCaaaaacacacatcaaggattGTGTAGATAAGACAGCAGTTGTACAGTTATTATACAATAATTTGAGAAATAGTAAGAACAATACCGATACACTCATTTCTGATTCCCTCTTCCATGTTGGTCATACAAAAGGGTCATTCTTTTAAACACTGGAAAATCTagcatggaataatgacaatattatgaaaaggatagactgctactcactatatagtggagacaTTGCATAGCAGATAGGAACATATACGCTGCCTGGAAATATCTTAGAAAAAGAAACAACAGCATTGAACTAACTCTGATACATAACAGGAGAAGGCAAGACTGTTTGAGCCAGTACAAATTATGATTTTAGATAAGTATTAcaactttcattttcatttgaaaCCAAAAATAAACAAGAGGACTCATACAAATCAACAAACAAAATGGAATTGCACATGAGAGAAATGATGGAACTACAAACAGAATCTTGAGTAATCAGGATACTccaagtataaatttgaaatattCTCAAGAGGTatggaaaataaaaagttaatgaCTCATAAAAAAGGAAGAAGAGAGGGTAAAATCTGGAAAGAGAGGAATGTGAGTTGGGGAATAGGTAATGTAGCTGACAAAGACAAGGTGCAAATGGCAGAAAAGTACATGAGAAAGGGGAAGAAGGGATGTTTAGGTGGCAAGAGCAAAAAATGTTAGATGGCTTGTGCTAGGATCACTTTGTATGAGAAAAGCAAATGATTAGGAAGCACCAACAAAAACTCAACTGTAACCTAAAGTCAATTGTTTGGTAACAACAAGCATTCTTTTCGCTTGTCCTTTACCACATCAGAAAGCTAATCGTCACTGAAAGGGGCCCTAACTTTCAGTGTTTATGCGAGCCACTGTTGTCAAGATAACTACTCTCCTTGTTGATAAGCTCAATATTTCTAACTTTTTTCCCTGATGACCTCATCATTAACTTTATGAATAAGATATTACTGCCAGATATTTAtctcttcaaaatttagtatttattATTTATCAGAGCAAGTAATATTCACAGAgattaatgcaaaaaaaaaaaaaaaaaaaaaaaaaaaataactaggATGAGTATAAATCTGCCACCAGTTCAAAAATTGCCACAAAGTAGTTCTTTGTTATGGTACCTCCAGTTCCTTTCAATACTTAAAGCTGTTGATTATTAATTTTACAAATTCCTGATGTCTGATAGCTAAACACAGACATGGAATAACACAGTACTTTGGACACTGCAATGATCATCTTCCTGCAGTAACTTTAAGAGGAAATGGTATAAACAGCACCAGAGCAACTGAAAGCTATTGCACACTTCAGAAGTGAGACTTTATTGAACCATTTAGAAATGCAACGATGACAGACACTACTGCTACCCAGTATGTGGTCCTTCTAGCTGGAGCTGTGTTGCACCCATCCTCTGTACAGACATGGCAGCGTTCAATGCTGCTGTGAGGAGGCAGCTGCACATTACATGACACATTCATCGGTCCATTCATAGGAACTGAGCCACAGTTACGCATTGTAATCACCTCCAGTGTGTTTActgaaacataaaagaaatattttactaTTGTCATTTTAATAATTTAATAAGGTAAATGTTGCTGACTATAGAATGGATTACTGAGACAActtaataccaatttttcaaaaatgtgttgcTGTTCATCTGTCAGATAATATTAATCAAACAGCTTATTTGAAATAAGTCATCAAGGCACTTTTCTTCTACCCACATTTGAAAACAAGAGTGACACACAAATTTTTCTCTGGTTGTTTTCTAGAACCTGGGTTCACTGAAAAACTGTACATGAATGGCTTCCATTCCAAGATTTCAGTTGTATTTTGATTCTGGAAGCTAAAACGTTTTAACTCAGTAGCTAAATGAATAAGTATCAGACTACAAATGTAAAGGTGTGGGGCTCAAGTGCCAGTTGGTctggtaatttttttctgtagcttaTAACTCTTTTCCAGCTTTGGTAGTAGTGACTCAttgatcaaaacaaaatccaagttGCATCATGATTTGGTGTCCATAATAAACTGTAAGTTCCATTACAAGTGGCTGGTTAAGTCAATTCAAAGATCAGGGGGATACCTCAAACAAAATTATGTGTAGTAGAGCTTAGAGCTCTATGGTGCTCAGGCCATCCACTGGCTTGAGGACAGCTTTACATTTTCTAAGCTAAAAAGCTTGTATACTCTGCAACCAACAACTCTTGATACTCATTGCAACAACCTTTGATATTAACATTCATAAAACATAAATTGAATGTGGAATAAACTACTGTGCTAGTTCTGCTCTACCTAACTAAGTCATTagtttgtattgtatgttaaagATATTCAGCTGTACTCTGGAGATGAAATAGAAATGATAAACAACAGTGTGATTTGGAACTACTGAAAGAGGACTTCATTCACTTCCTCACGCTATAACTAGTAAATAAATTAACTTATAAATTACAGGTAAATGCAAAAAAAATACTCATATGTGTACAATCACAAAAAAGGACAACCACACTACTGTTTTAAGGCTTTTGGCACAAAGAGAAAAGAAGAACATGGGAACTATTGATGGAAGAGCTCACagaagacaagacaagacaagacacacacacacacacacacacacacacacacacagaatataaCAACAGATAGTTAGCAATGCTGAATCAAGAGAACTGAAATCTCAACACCAGAATAAATTGAAAGACAAAGAAAGCAATAGCTTGAACAAAAAATACATCTTGTAAATGTAAAGAGCAAAAACAGAAATTGTgtaaacataaaaaatggttcaaatggctctgagcactatgggacttaactactgaggtcatcagtcccctagaccttagaactacttaaacctaactaacctaaggacatcacacgcatccatgcccgaggcaggattcgaacctgcgaccgtagaggtcacgcggttccaaactgacgcgcttagaaccgcacggccacaccgaaacATCCAAAGGATACAGATGGAAGAATGAATGAAATATTATTCTAATCTACTGATAGAAGAAGGACAAAATTTGAAAGTAGAAGATAATATATTGTAAGTTAATGACAGAGCAGTGTGTTCAGTGCACAAGTAAGGAAGAACACAGAAATCATTTAAggcaatgaaaaatgaaaatccCCTGCCCCTCGATGCATTCCATGATCAGCCAAAAATGCTTCAGATAAAGCAACAGGGATCTAGTTGATGTATTTAATTGTATGTGACTGAATTGGAAGAAAACTGGTTTGCTAAACACCACCAGTAAATACAGAAAGTTCTAAGAAAATATAATTTGATAATTATAGGGCTGTTCATGAAATTTTGGTTATTGGAAGGCTGTAGGTGCAAATCATaagacaaaggaagaaaaagaaatagaTACTGAAGAGAAACAATGCAGATTCACTGTGAATAGATAATATGTTGGCAACACCTTGTCAGTGAGacaggtgaggaggaggaggaggagttactgtttaacgtcccgtcgacaatgaggtcattagagacggagcacaagctcggattagggaaggatggggaaggaaatcggccgtgccctttctaaggcaccatcctggcatttgcctgaagcgatttagggaaatcacggaaaacctaaatcaggatggccggacgcgggattgaaccgtcgtcctcccgaatgcgagtccagtggagaCAGGTGAGAGAGGAATTGTCACAATAGATGTATACATTTAAATTTGATGATGGAGAGTCCTTGGTGGCATATAGATGATGGAAGGAATAAGGGTACGGCTCTGGCATTGAATGACTGACAGACACATACGAAGACTGACAACATTGCTATGCTATCAGACAATGTCCTCCTTCAAACTAGAACAGAATGGACAGCTAGTCTGTCTGGGCCAGTTACATTGTATTGACAGTGTAACTTATCTGTTACTGATTTCGAAAAGACATATGATAATGCCTTTGTTGCAAATTGTATAGGATGTTAGAAAAATGTGGTCAGAGCagaaaatttatttcaataatatAAAATTTATGTCAACGTATGGAAGTaagatgaagcatctgaatcctccTGGTAAGAAGCTACATGCACAACTAATTATTAGGAACAACAAGTCCTTTTCTTGGTAAATTTTTGTGAAAGACAGTTACAATACAAGCAGTTAGTCAAAAATGTAAATACTGTAGTTTGGACAAAGCCATGGATCTTAGAGAACATTCATTTATTGTCCTCTGTAAAAGCACCAAAGGCCTCATTAAAAAAATGATAAACTTCTCATTTCCACACACAAAGGAAAGGGCAGATAGAATGTCAACAGATACATTGTGCTTCCATTACATTGATTTTCGGTGGAAATCAAGTAGAGATATCTTACTGGATACAACTTAATATCAAACTACTGTAGAATTAGTAAGAGGAAAGGCAGAGTGACTATATATACAAAAAAACAGAGTTAAGTCCCAGGCTCTTCTGATTAATGAATGCTGTGTTGAACAAGTCTTTGAGTACTGTGCCACAATATTGGATTGCAAAACACAAGGTGGGACTCAAAGTGAATTTCAGTATCACAGAATATTAGACAGTAGGGCAACAGGGATAATGAAGTACATGAAGGAACTATCAGTTTTTTGGGGGAATATAAAGATTTAGTACTTAACTCGAAAGAAATTTCAGCTTCATGCGAGATTAGCTAcatggtccagtcacgttaatgtgaccacttgtgagaagcctgaataaccacccttTGCAgtggagacatgcaggaagagagtcagtgacatTCTGGAAGGTATCAACAGTGATTTGGAACCATCccaactccagtgctgtggccaggtgCACTAGGTTTCAGAGTTGAGGATGCATGGCATGAACAGCCCGATTGAGACTattccacagattctcaattggattTAAATCCGGTGACTTTGAAGGTCAAAGGAGTACAGTAAATTCATCCTGGAGCTCTTCAAACCGTGCCCATACACTGTGAGctctgtgacacattgcattgtcctctacgtagatgccatcatgctgaggaaaaaaaactgcaaatagggggggggggggggggggggacatggaccccaagtatagatgcatacttgtgttgagtcactatgccttccagaatgatggtaTCACCCAGGGTAACATTCCATAGGCCATAACATTccttcctccggcctggaccctcaCAGTGATCCAATGCCCCTCTGTCTGGTGGAAcatgaaatgtgattcatctgaaaaggccacctgttgccactcaggcAACCTCTAGTTGCTGTATTGGCATGTAAATTCCAGCCTCCATCGTCAATGGAGAGCAGTCAGCATGGATACATGAACCAGGTGTCTGCCGTGGAGGGCcagatgataataataacaataataataattttattgtccttAAGCCATTATAGCAATAGAAAAAGTCATACACATAATACAATAAAGTACATGCTATAAAAGAACAGAATTGTTAATAAtgttacagtttaatatcacagatcatgaaatcctttatattgtataatgggtttacaactaaccagtcataaagtttttgtttgtattgttgctctggtaaattttgtatagcttgtggaagtttgttaaataatttttggaccataagttcataactgttaactgattttgactgtCTGTGGTAGGGCATATAGATACAGCTGTTTGTCCTAgtgttgtaacaatgtatatttgccctgcgttttactttaggtaagttcttttttgtgtagattaaaacgtaataaatatataggtttattactgtcatgattttttgttgagtaaacaaaggtttacaatgagcattgtatggtaggcctgtaattatcctaatagctttcttttgcagcattagtatatcatgcacacaagtggagtttcctcataaaataataccataggatatgatgctttggaaaaatgagtagtaagatactctaacataatttttaggtacacagtgcattaaccgccttccaagaaagtttatcatccaCATATactcccaaaaatttaacacaactaggatcatctgatggaaacttgtcttttaaactaaataccatctgctgggttttgctttcattaaCCAAGAACCCATTTGCTTCAAGCCAGAGTGAAGCTtgctcaattgtctctgtaacacatgttttaCGGCTATTAAGATCATAACTGCTGTTCAGAaacgttgtatcatcagcatagagtactgttctggatttaataaatgatggcaggtcatttatcattattaggaaaaggaaagggcccagcacggatccctgcggaacacctacctcaacttgttctatactggacatttctttcccaCCACAGGCGGCTTGCTTACGGTTTTGTAAATATGGTCTTAATAACTTCAGGTTGTTACCTTTAACAGATACAGAACCTTGGCTGATCTGGGTTGTCAGTTGCTCAATGGTGGCACATGTGTTTGCTCCTACACACATGTGCAGCCATCATTCACTGCTGTCATCCTGAGATGCACCACTTGCCTTGGTGCCAGTTTTGAGTAGCACCATTtttccatgcacagtatactttaactacAGTGGCATGTGAGCAGTTTACAAAGTTAGCCATTTTGAAATCTTCCAAAAGCCAAAGATCAAGTCCTTTTGAATGTCAGAAACATCTCCCTGTTTCCACACTATGACAATGAGTACACTATCTACCACATCCTCCcaagacacactttatataccttccactgatACTGctaccacctgccatctgtgagtggttattgctcgctgatgtcaaacataggcagtgggtcacattaaagtgactggattGTGTATAATTAAA
Encoded proteins:
- the LOC124595196 gene encoding uncharacterized protein LOC124595196, with translation MARFGCAALLLVIAVSALVHTGYALQCWSCSSDADPDCADPFYPSHKTLTECKAKHKGEKPTCEAIVLKVNTLEVITMRNCGSVPMNGPMNVSCNVQLPPHSSIERCHVCTEDGCNTAPARRTTYWVAVVSVIVAFLNGSIKSHF